The following are encoded together in the Thermococcus sibiricus MM 739 genome:
- a CDS encoding PIN domain-containing protein has protein sequence MTLPNRIVFDSSTLLRMHTKRNRPLLEFAMMKFSIFVPQISVYEYLLAKAFLGKSPEYEMGLLKEIYSIVPLEDEIIVKAALITNKLLKNRQKMPSSEILVGVTAILKDGLLITEHPEAYNPLRKYGLDVISTEKFIEELNELIVKFSEETSRANVKEPARG, from the coding sequence ATGACACTGCCAAATAGAATAGTGTTTGACAGCTCTACACTCCTAAGGATGCACACAAAGAGAAATAGGCCTCTTTTGGAGTTCGCAATGATGAAATTTAGTATCTTTGTCCCCCAAATCAGCGTGTACGAATACCTTCTCGCAAAGGCGTTCCTTGGAAAATCCCCTGAATACGAAATGGGATTGCTAAAGGAGATATATAGCATTGTCCCGCTGGAAGATGAAATCATCGTTAAAGCCGCATTGATAACCAATAAACTCCTGAAAAACAGACAGAAAATGCCCTCTTCCGAGATTCTCGTGGGTGTTACAGCAATTTTAAAAGACGGCCTTCTTATAACGGAGCATCCTGAAGCTTATAACCCTCTCAGAAAGTATGGATTGGATGTTATAAGTACAGAGAAGTTTATAGAAGAACTCAACGAGCTCATTGTGAAATTCTCTGAAGAAACTTCCCGAGCCAATGTCAAAGAGCCTGCGAGGGGGTAA
- a CDS encoding glycoside hydrolase 5 family protein has protein sequence MNLRKAVYGMILGVILISTLFLGCLGGNQTTSTSKTTEKTTTTYIETSTTTTQSEERIKPQVEFPEGYSKFGGWKELRVESSGYFRVEVINGKYWLVDPEGYVFVSKGVNAINYLGDHSPALGYSPYYLNVLRKYGSIEGWINTTTRRFVEWGFNTVGAWSSPELYVMLPYTLLLDIGASYGFNWESGAMPDIFEKDFEEYVKKAVSFKVAPLKDDPLIIGYFTDNELRWGPDWRSGNHLLDDFIKLPPDAPGKRVAVDVIKDIFNGDISKLNEELKTSYTSFDDLLNYTGKLPSSAPFNEARREFARRYAERYFSVVTKAIREVDPNHLILGVRFAVAPFIRPPDVVFEVAGKYVDVISLNLYNFEVAPKEYLDHIHNITGRPIMITEFSFRAMDSGLPNTRGAGITVQTQKERAEYTRKFIESFMKLPYAVGYHWFKWSDQPKEGRFDGENSNYGLVNIKDEPYEEMVIMFEELNRKLEEIHLTGYEGD, from the coding sequence GTGAATTTGAGAAAAGCAGTTTATGGCATGATCCTCGGAGTAATCCTGATTTCCACATTATTCCTAGGATGTCTTGGAGGAAACCAAACTACTTCCACCTCTAAAACTACTGAAAAAACCACTACTACTTATATAGAAACTTCAACCACGACAACTCAAAGCGAAGAGAGAATAAAACCCCAAGTGGAGTTTCCGGAAGGATATTCCAAGTTTGGAGGATGGAAGGAATTGAGGGTTGAAAGCTCAGGTTACTTTAGAGTAGAAGTTATAAACGGAAAATACTGGCTTGTTGATCCTGAAGGTTATGTTTTTGTATCTAAAGGTGTAAACGCAATAAATTACCTCGGAGATCATTCACCCGCACTTGGTTACTCTCCTTACTATCTTAATGTCCTTAGAAAATACGGGAGTATAGAAGGGTGGATTAACACCACAACCAGAAGGTTCGTTGAGTGGGGTTTCAATACTGTTGGCGCTTGGTCTTCTCCTGAACTTTATGTAATGCTTCCTTACACTCTCCTTCTTGATATAGGAGCAAGTTACGGTTTTAACTGGGAAAGTGGAGCCATGCCAGATATATTCGAGAAAGATTTTGAAGAGTACGTAAAAAAGGCAGTCTCCTTTAAAGTCGCTCCCCTCAAGGATGATCCTTTGATAATAGGATATTTTACAGATAATGAACTGCGTTGGGGTCCGGACTGGAGATCCGGCAATCATCTTTTGGACGATTTCATAAAACTTCCCCCAGACGCTCCCGGAAAACGAGTAGCAGTGGATGTCATAAAAGATATTTTCAATGGGGATATCTCCAAGCTAAACGAAGAGCTTAAAACAAGTTATACATCTTTTGATGATTTGCTTAACTACACTGGGAAGCTCCCATCGAGTGCTCCATTTAATGAGGCTAGACGGGAGTTTGCAAGACGGTATGCGGAAAGGTACTTTAGTGTAGTTACAAAAGCTATACGGGAAGTTGATCCAAACCATCTCATATTGGGAGTAAGATTCGCAGTAGCTCCATTCATCAGGCCACCAGATGTCGTTTTTGAAGTTGCAGGGAAATATGTTGATGTAATATCCCTCAACCTCTATAACTTTGAGGTGGCTCCAAAAGAGTACCTTGACCACATTCATAACATCACGGGAAGACCTATAATGATAACGGAATTCTCTTTTAGGGCTATGGATTCTGGTCTTCCAAACACAAGAGGAGCAGGAATAACAGTTCAAACTCAAAAAGAGAGGGCTGAATATACGAGAAAATTCATAGAGAGCTTCATGAAGCTCCCATACGCAGTCGGCTATCACTGGTTCAAGTGGTCAGACCAGCCCAAGGAAGGCCGCTTTGATGGAGAGAACAGCAACTATGGACTTGTAAACATTAAAGATGAGCCTTACGAGGAGATGGTAATCATGTTCGAAGAGTTAAATAGGAAACTTGAGGAGATACATCTCACTGGTTATGAGGGGGATTGA
- a CDS encoding SDR family oxidoreductase, with translation MKVAVITGASRGIGEAIARALARDGYALALGARSVDRLEKIAHELMQEQGVEVFYHHLDVSKAESVEEFSKKVLERFGDVDVVVANAGLGYFKRLEELSEEEFHEMIEVNLLGVWRTLKAFLDSLKRTGGLALVTTSDVSARLIPYGGGYVSTKWAARALVRTFQIENPDVRFFELRPGAVDTYFGGSKPGKPKEKGYLKPDEIAEAVRCLLKLPKDVRVEELMLRSVYQRPEY, from the coding sequence ATGAAGGTTGCTGTGATAACAGGGGCATCTCGCGGTATAGGGGAAGCTATTGCCAGAGCTCTGGCCAGAGACGGCTACGCCCTTGCACTTGGTGCTAGGAGCGTTGATAGGCTGGAAAAAATTGCCCACGAGCTGATGCAGGAGCAGGGTGTGGAAGTATTTTATCACCACCTCGACGTTTCAAAGGCAGAGAGCGTGGAAGAGTTTTCAAAGAAAGTCCTCGAACGCTTTGGAGACGTTGACGTTGTTGTTGCAAACGCCGGTTTAGGCTATTTTAAACGGCTTGAAGAACTGAGCGAAGAGGAGTTCCACGAGATGATAGAGGTTAACCTCCTCGGCGTCTGGAGAACCTTAAAGGCCTTCCTTGACAGCTTGAAGAGAACCGGCGGTTTGGCACTTGTGACAACCTCCGACGTATCGGCAAGGCTCATTCCCTACGGAGGGGGCTACGTCTCAACCAAGTGGGCTGCCAGGGCCCTCGTCAGGACTTTCCAGATCGAGAACCCAGACGTGAGGTTCTTTGAACTCAGGCCCGGGGCTGTTGACACGTACTTTGGAGGAAGTAAGCCAGGAAAACCCAAGGAGAAAGGCTACCTGAAGCCGGATGAAATAGCAGAAGCCGTCAGGTGCCTGCTGAAACTCCCCAAAGACGTCAGAGTCGAGGAGCTTATGCTACGCTCCGTCTACCAGAGACCAGAATACTGA
- the cmk gene encoding (d)CMP kinase: MSRKCLVITVSGLAGSGTTTLCRNLSRYYGFKHIYAGLIFRQMAKEMGMSLQQFQEYAEMHPEIDREVDRRQIEAAEDCNVVIEGRLAGWMVKEADLKVWLEAPIQVRAQRVARREGISIEEAFMQIAEREMQNRKRYLNLYGIDINDRSIYDLVINTFKWGPDGVFAIVKAAIDHLYPDGDAGSGANPGNKS, from the coding sequence ATGTCAAGAAAATGCCTAGTAATCACAGTGAGTGGTTTGGCAGGAAGTGGGACAACGACTCTCTGTAGAAACTTATCTAGGTATTATGGATTTAAACACATATATGCAGGTTTAATATTTCGTCAAATGGCAAAAGAAATGGGAATGAGCCTACAACAATTTCAAGAGTATGCAGAAATGCATCCTGAAATCGATAGAGAGGTGGATAGGAGACAAATAGAGGCCGCAGAAGATTGTAATGTTGTTATTGAAGGTCGTTTAGCTGGCTGGATGGTGAAAGAGGCTGATTTAAAGGTATGGCTTGAAGCACCAATTCAAGTAAGAGCTCAGCGAGTGGCCAGAAGGGAAGGCATAAGTATTGAAGAGGCATTCATGCAAATTGCCGAGAGGGAAATGCAAAACAGAAAAAGATATTTAAACCTATATGGAATCGATATTAACGACCGTTCAATTTATGATTTAGTGATTAATACTTTCAAATGGGGTCCTGATGGGGTCTTCGCGATTGTGAAGGCCGCCATCGACCACCTATACCCCGACGGTGACGCGGGGTCGGGTGCAAACCCGGGCAACAAAAGTTAA
- a CDS encoding glycoside hydrolase family 16 protein, translated as MDKRSFGLLVLVVVFVGFIGGCIEGGNTPTKTFSTSPAESVTKSPSTQTNSTTETTYITKTIEENGRTWELIWYDDFEGEKVNENYWTFEIGNGHAYGIPGWGNYELEYYSPNNTRIENGTLVIEARKEWVTDEYGTYMYTSSRLKTQGKVEVEPPARIEAKMKLPNGKGLWPAFWMLGTNIGEVGWPQCGEIDIMEFVGHEPRTVHGTVHGPGYSGGRSITNSYTLPEGVPDFTEDFHVFTIEWFPDRIEWYVDGKLYHVVTKEQVETMDNEWVFDKPFYIIINLAVGGNWPGVPNARTKFPARMYVDYVRVYRLVEN; from the coding sequence ATGGATAAAAGAAGCTTTGGACTTTTAGTGCTCGTGGTTGTGTTCGTAGGCTTTATTGGTGGGTGCATAGAGGGAGGGAATACCCCAACAAAGACTTTCTCAACATCTCCGGCGGAGTCGGTCACAAAAAGCCCATCAACTCAGACAAATTCAACAACGGAAACCACATATATCACCAAAACAATAGAGGAAAACGGTAGAACATGGGAACTCATATGGTACGATGACTTCGAAGGGGAAAAAGTGAATGAAAATTATTGGACATTTGAGATAGGGAACGGCCACGCATACGGAATTCCCGGATGGGGAAATTACGAGCTTGAATACTACTCCCCCAACAACACGAGAATCGAGAACGGAACCCTCGTGATAGAGGCCAGAAAGGAGTGGGTTACAGATGAATACGGAACTTACATGTACACCTCCTCAAGACTCAAAACCCAGGGTAAAGTTGAAGTTGAGCCCCCCGCAAGGATTGAAGCAAAAATGAAACTCCCAAATGGAAAAGGACTCTGGCCGGCATTCTGGATGCTTGGAACAAACATTGGTGAAGTAGGCTGGCCTCAGTGTGGGGAGATAGATATAATGGAGTTCGTCGGTCATGAACCTAGAACTGTGCACGGTACCGTCCATGGGCCGGGTTATTCTGGAGGCAGATCAATAACAAACAGCTACACGCTTCCTGAAGGTGTTCCCGACTTTACAGAAGACTTCCATGTCTTTACCATAGAGTGGTTCCCCGACAGGATAGAGTGGTACGTCGATGGTAAACTCTACCATGTGGTCACAAAGGAGCAAGTGGAGACTATGGATAATGAATGGGTCTTCGACAAGCCTTTCTATATAATCATCAACCTGGCCGTAGGGGGCAATTGGCCTGGAGTACCAAATGCAAGAACTAAGTTCCCCGCAAGGATGTATGTGGATTACGTGAGGGTTTACCGGCTTGTTGAGAACTAA
- a CDS encoding 50S ribosomal protein L14e: protein MPAIDIGRLAVVIAGRRAGQKVVVVDIIDKNFVLVTGAGLNKVKRRRMNIKHLEPLPEKINIERGADDEAVKAALEQAGISLE from the coding sequence ATGCCAGCAATTGATATTGGGAGGTTAGCTGTAGTTATTGCCGGAAGGAGAGCCGGACAAAAAGTGGTTGTTGTTGACATAATTGACAAGAACTTTGTCCTCGTTACAGGCGCTGGTTTGAACAAGGTGAAGAGGAGAAGGATGAACATAAAGCACCTTGAGCCCCTTCCGGAGAAGATTAACATCGAGCGCGGTGCTGACGACGAGGCTGTCAAGGCCGCTCTTGAACAAGCTGGAATAAGTCTTGAGTGA
- a CDS encoding SDR family oxidoreductase: MSIYNLEEKVAIVTGGGQGIGAAIAQLFAQNGAKVVIAEIDEEAGREREEMLRKEGFDVTFIKTDVADEESVKNMVKKTVELYGGVDILVNNAAIMSVKSIFERTLEEWERVIRVNLTGPYICSRYAAEEMIKRGGGVIINIASTRAFMSEPDTEPYSASKGGLVALTHSLAISLAKYRIRVVCVSPGWIETSRWKKSRLRKEPNLRPIDHEQHPVGRVGDPMDIAHICAFLADSEKAGFITGVNFVVDGGMTIKMIYAE; this comes from the coding sequence ATGAGCATCTACAACCTTGAGGAGAAGGTTGCAATAGTTACGGGTGGAGGACAGGGCATAGGCGCCGCCATAGCCCAGCTGTTCGCCCAAAACGGTGCTAAAGTTGTCATAGCGGAGATAGACGAGGAGGCTGGCAGAGAGAGGGAGGAAATGCTGAGAAAAGAGGGCTTTGACGTTACCTTCATAAAGACTGACGTTGCCGACGAAGAATCTGTAAAGAACATGGTCAAAAAAACCGTGGAACTCTACGGGGGAGTCGACATACTCGTGAACAATGCGGCCATAATGTCCGTGAAAAGCATATTCGAGAGAACCCTTGAGGAGTGGGAGCGTGTCATAAGGGTGAACCTCACCGGGCCGTACATCTGCTCCCGCTATGCGGCCGAAGAGATGATAAAGAGGGGAGGAGGAGTCATAATAAACATCGCCAGCACGAGGGCCTTCATGTCTGAGCCTGACACCGAGCCTTACTCGGCATCCAAGGGCGGCTTGGTGGCTTTAACTCATTCCCTCGCCATAAGCCTTGCAAAGTACAGAATAAGGGTCGTCTGCGTGAGCCCCGGGTGGATAGAAACTTCAAGGTGGAAGAAGTCACGGCTAAGAAAGGAGCCAAACCTAAGGCCGATTGACCATGAGCAGCACCCCGTAGGAAGGGTCGGGGATCCAATGGACATAGCCCACATATGCGCCTTTTTGGCCGATTCCGAAAAAGCCGGCTTTATAACAGGTGTGAACTTCGTTGTGGACGGTGGAATGACCATTAAAATGATATACGCCGAGTAA
- a CDS encoding 50S ribosomal protein L34e, with the protein MKTMHRSRSWRRKYVRTPGGRTVIHFERKKPKVAHCAMCGRPLNGIPRGRPNELRKLPKTKKRPERPMPNLCPSCMRRIMKAQARATL; encoded by the coding sequence ATGAAGACAATGCACAGATCAAGATCATGGAGAAGGAAATACGTTAGGACTCCCGGAGGGAGAACTGTAATACACTTTGAGAGAAAAAAGCCAAAAGTAGCACACTGTGCAATGTGTGGAAGACCCCTTAATGGGATTCCTAGAGGAAGGCCCAATGAACTCAGAAAGTTGCCTAAAACAAAGAAAAGGCCTGAAAGACCAATGCCAAACCTTTGCCCAAGCTGCATGCGCAGGATTATGAAAGCACAAGCAAGGGCTACTTTATAA
- the bgaS gene encoding beta-galactosidase BgaS: MEKEFLWGVAQSGFQFEMGDRFNRHLDIRSDWWKWVRDPTNLKKGLVSGDLPEEGINNYELYPIDHLLAKKLGANAYSLNLEWSRIFPCATYGIDVDYELDSNGLIKEVKITKEVLEELNNIANIEEVEHYMSVLSNLKKMGFKVFITIVHYTHPLWLHDPIESRETNLKNERNGWVNQRSIIEFTKFAAYLAYKFGHLVDMWTTFNEPMVMVELGYLAPYSGFPPGVISPENAKKAIINIINAHARAYEAIKNFSKAPVGIIANNVGTSYPKDPNNPKDVKAAEMVDFFHSGLLLKALTEGELNAEFDMETMLKVPHLKRLDWIGMTYYSREVITHSEPKFKEIPITAFKGVPGYGYSCPPNESSLDGHPVSDIGWEVYPEGIYNSIKAASSYGKPIYIMENGIADSKDLLRPYFIASHIDYIEKAIEEGFDVRGYFHWALTDNYEWAMGFRMRFGLYVVDMITKERIPRKESVGVYREIIENDGITDRIRKEYLRGDMI; encoded by the coding sequence ATGGAAAAAGAGTTTCTTTGGGGAGTTGCTCAGTCCGGTTTCCAGTTCGAAATGGGGGATAGATTCAATAGACACCTAGACATAAGAAGTGATTGGTGGAAATGGGTTAGGGATCCCACCAATCTAAAAAAAGGACTTGTAAGTGGAGATTTGCCCGAAGAAGGTATAAATAACTACGAACTTTATCCTATCGATCATCTCCTTGCAAAGAAGCTTGGGGCTAATGCCTACTCCCTCAACCTAGAATGGAGCAGAATATTCCCATGTGCAACCTATGGAATTGACGTCGACTACGAGCTTGATAGTAACGGGCTGATTAAAGAGGTTAAAATCACCAAAGAAGTCCTTGAAGAACTTAACAATATTGCAAACATTGAGGAAGTTGAGCACTACATGAGTGTTCTCTCAAACCTGAAGAAGATGGGATTCAAAGTGTTTATAACCATTGTCCATTATACACATCCTCTATGGCTACATGATCCAATAGAATCTAGGGAAACCAACCTAAAAAACGAAAGAAACGGATGGGTAAACCAACGCTCCATAATAGAGTTCACAAAGTTTGCAGCTTACCTTGCCTACAAGTTTGGGCATCTTGTGGACATGTGGACAACATTCAACGAGCCTATGGTAATGGTTGAGCTTGGTTACCTAGCTCCGTATTCGGGATTTCCCCCGGGAGTCATAAGTCCAGAAAACGCAAAGAAGGCAATTATTAACATAATAAACGCTCACGCAAGGGCCTATGAAGCAATAAAGAATTTCTCAAAAGCGCCTGTTGGAATAATCGCGAACAACGTGGGAACATCTTACCCCAAAGACCCTAACAACCCCAAGGACGTTAAAGCAGCTGAAATGGTCGACTTCTTCCACAGTGGACTTCTGCTTAAAGCACTGACCGAGGGAGAGCTAAATGCTGAATTTGATATGGAAACAATGTTGAAGGTACCCCATTTAAAGCGGCTCGACTGGATAGGCATGACATACTATTCGAGGGAGGTTATTACCCATTCAGAACCTAAGTTCAAGGAAATCCCAATCACGGCTTTCAAGGGAGTACCTGGCTATGGTTACTCTTGCCCACCAAATGAATCATCCTTAGATGGACACCCCGTAAGCGACATTGGATGGGAGGTTTATCCAGAAGGAATATACAACAGCATAAAGGCTGCATCGTCCTATGGAAAGCCCATATATATAATGGAAAACGGGATCGCCGATTCCAAAGATCTTTTGAGACCCTACTTCATAGCATCGCATATAGATTACATAGAAAAGGCCATCGAAGAGGGCTTTGATGTCCGGGGCTACTTCCACTGGGCTCTGACGGACAATTACGAGTGGGCCATGGGCTTCAGGATGAGATTTGGTCTTTATGTAGTCGATATGATAACAAAAGAGAGAATTCCTCGGAAAGAAAGTGTTGGTGTGTACAGAGAGATCATAGAGAATGATGGCATAACAGATAGGATTAGAAAAGAATACCTCAGGGGTGATATGATATGA
- a CDS encoding adenylate kinase: MPFVVVITGIPGVGKSTITRLALQRTRAKFRVVNFGDIMFQEAVKAGWVSHRDEVRKLSLKVQRELQLKAAQRILEISQKEPVLLDTHATIKTPLGYMLGFPREVIEVINPRFMVIIEANPSEILGRRLRDLKRDRDVETEDQIQRHQDLNRAATISYAMHSNALIKIIENHEDKGLEEAVNELVKILDLAVNEDA; encoded by the coding sequence ATGCCGTTTGTGGTGGTTATTACAGGTATTCCGGGGGTAGGAAAGAGCACGATCACACGATTGGCATTGCAGAGGACTAGAGCAAAATTTAGAGTTGTTAACTTTGGAGATATAATGTTTCAAGAAGCAGTAAAAGCAGGTTGGGTTTCTCACAGGGATGAAGTGAGGAAATTAAGTTTGAAGGTTCAAAGAGAATTACAATTGAAAGCTGCCCAGAGAATTCTTGAAATATCTCAAAAAGAACCTGTGTTGCTCGATACGCATGCTACAATTAAGACTCCTTTAGGGTATATGTTAGGTTTTCCAAGAGAGGTAATTGAAGTCATAAATCCGAGGTTTATGGTTATAATAGAAGCTAATCCGAGTGAGATACTGGGTAGGCGTTTGAGAGATTTAAAAAGAGATAGAGATGTTGAAACAGAGGATCAAATTCAAAGACACCAAGATTTAAATAGGGCTGCTACAATCAGTTATGCGATGCATTCCAATGCACTTATAAAGATAATTGAAAATCATGAAGACAAAGGTTTAGAAGAAGCTGTTAATGAATTGGTAAAAATACTTGATTTGGCGGTGAATGAAGATGCTTGA
- a CDS encoding DUF106 domain-containing protein → MLEGVYLALDKLFGPLVMNAHPLWVVTLSGAILGGFFTLVNHFLIDQEKMKKLQKMSKEFQKEWKAAQQAKDEKKLRKLQQKQMELLKLQNEVMKDSMFKPMLFTMPIFFIFSGWMRRWYVETAIVKSPFNFFLFDWFHRFYHSALPANELGYIGWYILTSMIVGQVLRKLLDSY, encoded by the coding sequence ATGCTTGAGGGAGTTTATTTGGCTTTGGATAAATTATTTGGGCCTTTGGTCATGAATGCTCATCCACTGTGGGTAGTAACCCTCTCTGGTGCCATACTTGGTGGATTTTTCACACTAGTAAATCACTTTTTAATTGACCAAGAGAAAATGAAAAAACTTCAAAAGATGAGCAAAGAGTTCCAAAAAGAGTGGAAAGCTGCTCAACAGGCAAAGGATGAAAAGAAACTAAGAAAATTACAACAAAAGCAAATGGAGTTACTAAAGCTTCAAAATGAGGTTATGAAGGACTCGATGTTCAAACCGATGCTCTTTACAATGCCGATATTTTTCATATTCTCTGGCTGGATGAGAAGATGGTATGTTGAGACTGCAATCGTGAAGTCACCATTTAACTTTTTCCTCTTTGATTGGTTCCATAGGTTCTATCATTCTGCTCTTCCAGCCAACGAACTTGGCTACATTGGTTGGTACATCTTGACTTCAATGATTGTTGGGCAAGTTTTAAGAAAGCTCTTAGATTCATATTAG
- a CDS encoding CGP-CTERM sorting domain-containing protein: protein MSETLKKLLGVFMVLAVFAGMATAASLEDIKAVASTAEEGEIQFTWWDQWLEEPIQLSDGRTVWMQTNFWNIIGGQGEVFMRFVKATEDFAFYVNLENVETQWGGIAWATPEVIIDGRAPAQWWGDKAPVGGYDYLQLPLPASELSSYDSMWVKVKYDVSKRDDTLVRFGINIWFEDPATGAPIGEIYVPFFDDFGGIVGDVTEIGEVTSTVIINGELNTNAKFTVQRALSGGGWGVLLFMPQEPLPTSGEVVIDIKPMIDKVVEQLFDFFGMPVENQQWTSISIGSYSGSEGTSFEYGWIIYDATVLSPSEAPKIIKTTQTVTETKTITETKTTTKTEKVTETLTETETVTESAGGICGPAALLGLVMIPLVLRRKL from the coding sequence ATGAGTGAAACTCTCAAAAAGCTACTGGGAGTATTTATGGTATTGGCGGTTTTCGCCGGGATGGCAACAGCCGCCAGCCTTGAGGATATAAAGGCTGTGGCTTCAACTGCAGAGGAAGGAGAGATCCAATTCACTTGGTGGGATCAGTGGCTTGAGGAACCAATCCAGTTAAGTGATGGTAGAACCGTCTGGATGCAAACCAACTTCTGGAACATCATTGGTGGCCAAGGAGAAGTCTTTATGAGGTTTGTCAAAGCAACCGAAGATTTCGCCTTCTACGTTAACCTCGAGAACGTTGAGACACAGTGGGGCGGGATAGCTTGGGCAACTCCAGAGGTTATAATAGACGGAAGAGCACCTGCCCAGTGGTGGGGGGATAAAGCACCTGTCGGGGGCTATGATTACCTTCAGCTTCCGCTTCCAGCCTCAGAGCTCTCCAGCTATGATAGCATGTGGGTGAAGGTTAAGTATGACGTGTCCAAGAGAGATGACACCTTGGTAAGGTTCGGGATAAACATATGGTTCGAAGACCCAGCCACTGGAGCTCCAATCGGAGAAATATATGTGCCATTCTTTGACGACTTCGGAGGAATTGTTGGTGATGTAACGGAAATTGGTGAGGTAACCTCAACAGTAATCATAAACGGAGAACTTAATACTAATGCAAAGTTTACTGTTCAAAGGGCTCTTTCCGGAGGCGGATGGGGTGTACTACTCTTCATGCCACAGGAGCCACTTCCAACTTCTGGAGAGGTGGTTATTGATATCAAACCCATGATAGACAAGGTCGTTGAACAGCTTTTCGACTTCTTCGGTATGCCGGTGGAGAACCAGCAATGGACGTCAATTTCAATAGGCTCCTACAGCGGAAGCGAGGGGACAAGCTTCGAATACGGATGGATAATTTACGACGCAACTGTGCTTTCCCCAAGCGAAGCACCAAAGATCATCAAGACAACCCAGACCGTTACTGAAACAAAGACCATAACCGAAACCAAAACGACTACCAAGACCGAAAAAGTCACAGAGACACTCACTGAGACCGAGACAGTCACCGAAAGCGCTGGAGGAATTTGTGGTCCAGCAGCTCTTTTGGGACTAGTAATGATTCCGCTGGTACTAAGGAGGAAACTTTAG